Proteins from a genomic interval of Plasmodium reichenowi strain SY57 chromosome 11, whole genome shotgun sequence:
- a CDS encoding hypothetical protein (conserved Plasmodium protein, unknown function): MNWKKALSLAGGAAAVVALTYMLMKDEDNHDDNDDENDKKKKKDNKLSKDSNRIIKGDSMTREDLLQLLNEMLKLQSDMKNIVKDLIVVAKNNNYDFMAVYNVAKTYNTIDPLGKYQIEMPEFDKVVESYHFDPEVKETVSKLMSSQENYYSNMSETATLSVDKIIEIHHFMLNELYKIDPEFKKIPNKNELDPKLIALVIQSIVSAKVEEEFNLTSEDVEASIANQQYALTSNMEFARVNIQMQTIMNKFMGDHFKFMCDKEGAY, translated from the exons ATGAACTGGAAAAAAGCATTAAGTTTAGCAG GTGGTGCAGCAGCAGTTGTTGCTTTAACATATATGTTAATGAAGGACGAAGATAATcatgatgataatgatgatgaaaatgataaaaaaaaaaaaaaagacaaTAAACTATCCAAAGACTCAAATAGAATTATAAAAGGAGATTCg ATGACACGAGAAGATTTACTTcaattattaaatgaaatgCTAAAGTTACAATCagatatgaaaaatattgttAAAGATCTTATAGTAGTTGccaaaaataataattatga ttTTATGGCTGTTTACAATGTTGCAAAAACTTACAATACAATAGATCCATTAGGAAAATATCAAATCGAAATGCCAGAATTTGATAAAGTCGTTGAAAGTTATCACTTCGATCCAG AGGTTAAAGAGACTGTCTCAAAACTAATGTCATCTCAAGAAAa ttATTATTCCAACATGAGTGAAACAGCAACATTGAGTGTTGATAAAATTATTGAAATACATCATTTTATGttaaatgaattatataaaatagaccctgaatttaaaaaaataccAAATAAGAATGAATTAGACCCCAAATTAATAGCACTAG TTATTCAATCAATCGTAAGTGCAAAAGTAGAAGAAGAATTCAACTTAACGTCAGAAGATGTGGAAGCATCCATAGCTAACCAACAATATGCATTAACTTCg aatATGGAATTTGCTCGTGTCAATATACAAATGCAAACtattatgaataaatttatggg ggatcattttaaatttatgtGCGACAAAGAAGGAGcatattaa